ACAGGTTCGTGGGGTCCACGGCGGCCGAGGGGGCCGGCAGTCTGTTCCCGCGCGGCTGTGCGTAGGCGTCACGTTCTGAAGCCGTCATGGATGCCTCCTGGGGGCTCCGGGGGCGGACGTGGTTAGGTAGACCTAACCAAGACCTGTATCCATGTGACCACGCCTGACACACGCAACGCAACATTTTGCCGACGTCTTGTCGGAACGTTCGGTCGAACGTACGAGAAACGCCCCGGACCAAAGGCCCGGGGCGGGAGTCACGGCGCGGGCCGTTGGGCCCTCACGCACCCAGCGACGCCAGATCCGCGTCCGCCCAGCGCGCGCCGAGCCCGGTGACCGTCACGTCGCGCGTCTCGTCGACCGCCTCGTCCGCCGCGTCGCCCACGGCGCGGTCGATGACGACGTGCAGCCGGTCGTCCGACAGGTCCTCGACCTTGCCGTCGCCCCACTCGACGACGATCACGGACTCGGGCAGCGAGACGTCGAGGTCCAGGTCCTCCATCTCGTCGAGCCCGCCGCCGAGGCGGTACGCGTCGACGTGGACCAGCGAGGGCCCTTCGCCGAGCGGCGGGTGCACGCGGGCGATGACGAAGGTCGGCGAGGTGACGGCGCCGCGCACGCCGAGGCCCTCGCCGAGGCCGCGGGTCAGCGTCGTCTTGCCGGCGCCGAGCTCGCCGGTGAGCATGACGAGGTCACCCGGGCGCAGCAGCTTGGCCAGCCGACGCCCCAACTCGCCCATCTGTTCGGGGGAGTTGACGGTGATCTTCAGTGTGACGGCCGGGGCCTCGTGGTGCGGTGCTTCCATACCGCCCACGGTAGCGGCTGGGAGCCCGCGCCCGTGCCCGCCGCAGACCGGCGGGAGCCCGCGGCTCAGGCCCGCCGCCCGGCCCCCTGCACCGCGCCCGCCCGCACCAGCAGGTCCGCGAGGCGGTCCATGACCACCTCCGGGTGCTCCAGCATGACCAGGTGGCCCGCGTCCGGGACCAGGACCAGCTCGGCGTCGGGCAGCAACTGGGCGATGGCCTCGCTGTGCTCGCTCGGCGTGACCAGGTCCTCGTTCCCCGCGAGCACGAGCACCGGGAGCTCGGCGAAGTGCTTGAGCGCCGCCGCCTTGTCGTGCTCGGCGAAGGCCGGATAGAACTCCGCGACCACGTCGATCGGCGTCGCCTCGATCATCCGCTCCGCGAACCGCGCGATCGCCGGGTCCACGTCCTTGCGCGAGAACGAGTACCGCTTGATGACGCCCGCGAAGAGGTCCGCCGTGGCCCGCCGCCCCCGCTCCACCAGCTCCGCCTGCGAGCCGAGGGCCCGCAGCAGGCCGGGCAGCACCCGCCGGACCGCGTTCATCCCGGCGACCGGAAGGCCGAAGTTCACCTCGCCGAGCTGCCCCGACGACGTGCCGATCAGGGCGACGCCCACCACGCGGTCGCGGATCAGCTCGGGGAACTGGTCGGCGAGCGCCATGGTCGTCATGCCGCCCATGGAGTGCCCGACGAGGACGAGCGGCCCCTCGGGCGCGGCGGCGTCGATGACGGCCTTCAGGTCGCGCCCCAGCTGGTCGATGGAGACCGGCACGTCGTGTTCGAGCTGGTCGACCCCGCGCGCCGAACGGGCGTGGCTGCGCTGGTCCCAGTAGACGGCGCGGACGACCCCGCGCAGGGCGGCCCGCTGGAAGTGCCAGGAGTCCTGGCTCAGGCAGTAGCCGTGGCTGAAGACGACGGTGACGGGCGCGGGTTCCCTGCGCCCGAAGAGCCGACGCCGCCGCGGGGCCTGGCCGGCGCCTCCGGCACGGTCGGCGCCCTCGGCCGGTTCCACCTCTTCGACCTCGTACGAGAGCTCCGTGCCGTCGTCCGCGTACGCCGTGCCGGGCATGCCGCGCAGCGAGCCGTACGGCCCCGACGCGTCGAGCGCGAGCCGCGCCTTCTTGCGCATGCCGCGGCCGACGGTCAGCCGTTCTATGGCGACCCCGGCGGCCGCACCCGCGGCCAGGACGCCTATCGCCGCGCCCGCGAAGCCCGCCCGGCGCCAGTTGCCGGCCGCGGCGGCGGCCTCCGACACCGCTTCCACCGCGGCCGCCCCCGTGCTGCTCTCGCTCACGTGCCGCTCCTCGTCAGTTCCCGGTCGGTTCCGGTCGGTTACCCGTCAGTTCCCTGTCGGTTCCCGGTCAGTCGTCGTCCCGCTCGTTCACATGGACGCGCGGGACGCGCGATCCGATGCGGGTGACGATCTCGTACGCGATGGTGCCGGCGGCCTGCGCCCAGTCCTCGGCGGTCGGCTCGCCGCGGTCGCCGGGGCCGAACAGCACGGCCTCCGTGCCCACGTCGGGCTCGTCCCCGCCGAGGTCCACGACGAACTGGTCCATCGCGATGCGTCCCGCGACGGTCCTCAGCTTGCCGTCGACGAGGACCGGGGCGGTGCCGGAGGCGTGGCGCGGGATCCCGTCGCCGTAGCCCGCGGGGATGAGGCCGAGGGTCGTCTCGCCGGGGGTGACGTAATGGTGGCCGTAGCTCACGCCGTGGCCGGCCGGGGCGCGCTTCACGTGGGCGAGCGAGGCGGTGAGCGTCATGACGGGCCGCAGCCCGAAGTCCTGGGAGGTGCCGACCTCGGGGCTCGGCGAGACGCCGTACATCGCGATGCCCGGCCGCACGAGGTCGAAGTGCGCCTCCGGAAGCGTCAGCAACCCCGGGGAGTTGGCGATGTGCCGCACCTCGGGGCGCAGGCCCCGGTCCTCGGCGTACGCCACCATCTCGCGGAAGACCGTGAGCTGCGCGGCGATCGACGGGTGCCCCGGCTCGTCGGCGCACGCGAAGTGCGACCAGAGCCCGGTGACCGTGACGAGGCCCTCGGCCTCGGCGCGCAGGGCGCGGTCGACGAGCTCGGGCCAGTCGGCGGGCATGCAGCCGTTGCGTCCCAGGCCCGTGTCGGCCTTGAGCTGGATGCGCGCGGTCCGCCCCGCCGCACGCGCGGCGGCCGTCACCTCCTCCAGCGCCCACAGCGCGCTCACCGACATGTCCAGGTCGGCCTCGACGCCCTCGCGCCAGGGCCCGCCGGGCGTCCACAGCCAGCACATGATGCGGCCGGGCAGGCCTGCGGCGCGCAGCTCCAGGGCCTCCTGGGGGGTGGCGGTGCCGATCCAGGTGGCGCCTGCCTGGCGTGCGGCCCTGGCGCAGGGCACCATTCCGTGGCCGTAACCGTCCGCTTTCACCACGGCCATGAACGCGGCGTCCGGCGCGTGGGCGCGCAGCGCGCGCACGTTGGCGCGGAGGGCGGCGAGGTCGATCTCGGCCCGGACACGGAAAGGTGCTGTCTCGTTCATCGCGGACAAGTGTCTCAGAGCCCGCCGACACCCCCTGCTCCCGCAGGCCTTGGCCCCCGGGTTCGGCCCGGTCCGCTCACGTGCCCGGCTTGCGCCCCCACACGTGGACGCGGTCGCCCTTGAACAGCGTCCGCCACAGCGCGCGGGCATCGGCGACCCGCATGTTCACACAGCCGCGCGACCCCGGCGGGCTGTACACACTGCCGTAGATGGCGTGGAACGCCTGGCCGCCGTTGAAGAACTGGCTGTACGGCATGGGGGTGCGGTACAGCGACGACCAGTGGTTCTTGTGCTTCCAGTAGACCTTGTGCCAGCCCGTGCGGGTCCGGTAGCCGGCCCGCCCGGTGCGGACGGGAACGGGGCCGAGCAGCACCTTCTTGCCCTTCTGCACCCACATCAGCTGACGGGTCAGATCGACGCAGGCGACGCGGTACGCGCGCGTGGAGCACCTTTTCGTGGCCTTCGGGTTCTTGCGGGCGCTGATCAGTCGCATCCGGGACCAGGTCGTGGGCCCCGCGAACCCGATCGCGGGCCGGATGCCCTGCTTGCGCTGGAAGGCGCGGATGGCCCGGCAGTCGGCGGCGGACTGCCTGCCGTCCGCCTTCCGCCGGAGCCAGCGCTCGACCTGCCGTTGGTAGGGCCCGGTGCGCTTGGTGCAGGCGGGCGCGGCCCCGGCGGCGATCTCGCTCGGCGGCACGTACTCGACGAGGGCGTCGGTGCCGGCGGGCGCCGCCATCGGCTCGACGGCGTTCTCGGCGGCGCTCGGCCGGTACACGTGCGGTGCCAGGGACTGGTCGCGGGTGTCCAGCTGGTACGGGTGGGGCGGCGTGTCCGGGATGCCGGGGACGAGCGGGGAGGTGCCGGGGGCCGCGGGCCGTGGCGGCACGGGATCGGCGGAGGCGGGAACGGCGGGCAGGACCACGGCGACGGCGAGCAGCGCGGGAAGCCCGCGCCGGACTGTCTTACTGATCATGTGATGAGCGAACCCGCCCGAGCGCCGCCCGCCCGTCAGCCGCGCGGGGGGCGTCACTCGAAGGGCGGCCCCGAAAACACGACCGCCCACGGGCCCTGCCGCCCTGCCGCCCTGCCGCCAGCATCACCGGTCGGGACGCCCGACCTCCCGCCACACCGCGGGAATCGCGTTCGCCACGTCCTGTGCCCCCACAGGCGCCCCCTGCGACGCGTGCCGCCCGGCGAGCCCGTGGAGGTACGCGCCGACGGACCCCGCGTCCCGCGCGTCCACTCCCGCCGCCAGCAGGGACCCGGCGAGCCCGGAGAGCACGTCGCCGCTGCCCGCCGTGGCGAGCCACGGCGTCCCGGTCGGGTTGACCCGCACCGGGCCCTCCCCCGAGGCCACCAGGGTCGTCGAGCCCTTCAACAGCACCGTCGCCCCGTACCGCCGCGCCAGCTCCCGTACAGCGGTCAGGCGCCCCGCCTCGACCTCTTCCCTGGCCACGCCGAGCAGCGCCGCGGCCTCCCCGGCGTGCGGGGTGAGGAGCGTGGGAGCACGCCGCTCCCGTACGTCCCGCTCCCCGGCGAGCCGCAGTCCGTCGGCGTCGATCAGCACGGGCACATCGGCGGCCAGCACCTCTGCCAGCCGTTCCGCGTCCTCCCCGAGCCCGGGACCCACGACCCAGGCCTGCACGCGCCCCGCCTTGGACGGCGGCCCAGCCGACACCAGCGTCTCGGGGAACCGCGCGACGACGGCGTCCGCGGCGGGACCCACGTACCGCACGGCTCCCGCTCCCCCGCGCAGCGCGCCCGCCACGGCGAGCACGGCGGCGCCGGGGTACCGCTCGGAACCCGCGACGATCCCCACGACTCCGCGCCGGTACTTGTCGCTCTCCCCGCCGGGCACGGGCAACAGCCGCTCGACGTCCGCGAACTGCAGCGCCTCGGCCGCCGCCCGCTCCAGCTCCGCCGGTGTCAGCCCGATGTCGACGAGCCGCACGACACCGGCGTGCTCCCGGCCCGGATCGATGAGAAGACCCGGCTTGTACGCGCCGAACGTCACCGTCACATCGGCCCGCACCGCGTCCCCGTGCACCTCGCCCGTGTCCGCGTCGACCCCGCTGGGCAGATCCACGGCGACGACCACGGCGTCGTCCCGCACCGCCGTCACGAGCCGCACGGCGTCCTCCCGCAGCCCGCCCCGGCCCCCGATCCCCACGATCCCGTCCACGACCAGCCCGGCCCGCGCGACCAAGCCCTCGGCCCGCTCCTCGGCGGCGCCCACCACCACGCCCCCGGCGGCCCGCAACGCGGCGAGCCCTCCGGCATGGGTGCGGTCGGGCGCGAGCAGCACGGCACTGACCCCGGCACCACGCCGGGCCAGCCGGGCCCCCGCGTACAGGGCGTCGCCCCCGTTGTCCCCGCTGCCCACCAGCAGCGTGACTCTCGCCCCGTACACCTTGCCGAGCAGCCGGGCGCACTCGGCGGCGAGACCGGCCGCCGCACGCTGCATCAACACACCTTCGGGGCCCCGGTCCATGAGGATCCGCTCGCCCGCCCTGACGCTCTCCACGCTGTACGCAGTACGCATGCGCCCAGTCTGCCCCCGCCGCGGGTGCCCCCGCCGAACGGACGCCGCCTACCCCTCCGCCACCACCACCGCGGAGGCGACTCCCGCGTCATGGCTGAGCGACACGTGCCAGGACCGGACACCCAGCGCCGAGGCCCGCTCGGCCACCGTGCCCCGCACCCGGACCCGGGGCTGCCCGCTCTCCTCGACGTACACCTCGGCGTCGGTCCACCGCAGCCCCGCCGGCGCCCCCAGCGCCTTGGCCAGCGCCTCCTTCGCCGCGAACCGCGCCGCCAGCGAGGCGATGCCCCGCCGCTCCCCGCCCGGCAGCAGCAACTCGCTCTCCACGAAGAGACGTTCCGCCATCCCGGGCGTGCGCTCCAGCGCGGCGCCGAACCGCTCGATCTCCGCGACGTCGATGCCAACCCCAATAATCACCGGCTCAGCGTGACACACCCCACCCACCACCCCACCCCCCGTCCCGTTCAAACAGCCGTAACAATGGACTGTGATCTCTTCGGTCTCCGTGCCCCCGACGGCACCCAGGAGCGCCCACCGGCCCAAGCCGGAGGCGACTCCCTACGTCGACCTCACCCGCACCGAGTGGAGCGCGCTTCGCGAGAAGACACCACTCCCCCTGACGGCGGAGGAGGTGGAGCAGCTCCGCGGCCTCGGCGACGTCATCGACCTGGACGAGGTCCGCGACATCTACCTGCCGCTCTCGCGCCTGCTGAACCTCTACGTGGGCGCGACGGACGGACTGCGCGGCGCCCTCAACACCTTCCTCGGCGAGAAGGGGTCCCAGTCCGGCACCCCCTTCGTCATAGGGGTCGCCGGATCGGTGGCGGTCGGCAAGTCCACCGTCGCCCGCCTCCTCCAGGCCCTCCTCTCGCGCTGGCCGGAGCACCCGCGCGTGGAGCGCGTCACGACGGACGGCTTCCTCCTGCCCACGAAGGAGCTCGAAGCCCGCGGCCTGATGTCCCGCAAGGGCTTCCCCGAGTCGTACGACCGCCGTGCGCTCACCCGTTTCGTCGCGGACATCAAGGCCGGCAAGGACGAGGTGACGGCGCCCGTCTACTCCCACCTGATCTACGACATCGTCCCGGACCGGCGCCTCACCGTCCGCCGGCCGGACATCCTCATCGTCGAGGGCCTGAACGTCCTGCAGCCCGCGCTCCCCGGCAAGGACGGCC
The window above is part of the Streptomyces venezuelae genome. Proteins encoded here:
- the alr gene encoding alanine racemase, coding for MNETAPFRVRAEIDLAALRANVRALRAHAPDAAFMAVVKADGYGHGMVPCARAARQAGATWIGTATPQEALELRAAGLPGRIMCWLWTPGGPWREGVEADLDMSVSALWALEEVTAAARAAGRTARIQLKADTGLGRNGCMPADWPELVDRALRAEAEGLVTVTGLWSHFACADEPGHPSIAAQLTVFREMVAYAEDRGLRPEVRHIANSPGLLTLPEAHFDLVRPGIAMYGVSPSPEVGTSQDFGLRPVMTLTASLAHVKRAPAGHGVSYGHHYVTPGETTLGLIPAGYGDGIPRHASGTAPVLVDGKLRTVAGRIAMDQFVVDLGGDEPDVGTEAVLFGPGDRGEPTAEDWAQAAGTIAYEIVTRIGSRVPRVHVNERDDD
- a CDS encoding alpha/beta fold hydrolase; translated protein: MSESSTGAAAVEAVSEAAAAAGNWRRAGFAGAAIGVLAAGAAAGVAIERLTVGRGMRKKARLALDASGPYGSLRGMPGTAYADDGTELSYEVEEVEPAEGADRAGGAGQAPRRRRLFGRREPAPVTVVFSHGYCLSQDSWHFQRAALRGVVRAVYWDQRSHARSARGVDQLEHDVPVSIDQLGRDLKAVIDAAAPEGPLVLVGHSMGGMTTMALADQFPELIRDRVVGVALIGTSSGQLGEVNFGLPVAGMNAVRRVLPGLLRALGSQAELVERGRRATADLFAGVIKRYSFSRKDVDPAIARFAERMIEATPIDVVAEFYPAFAEHDKAAALKHFAELPVLVLAGNEDLVTPSEHSEAIAQLLPDAELVLVPDAGHLVMLEHPEVVMDRLADLLVRAGAVQGAGRRA
- a CDS encoding L,D-transpeptidase family protein, producing the protein MISKTVRRGLPALLAVAVVLPAVPASADPVPPRPAAPGTSPLVPGIPDTPPHPYQLDTRDQSLAPHVYRPSAAENAVEPMAAPAGTDALVEYVPPSEIAAGAAPACTKRTGPYQRQVERWLRRKADGRQSAADCRAIRAFQRKQGIRPAIGFAGPTTWSRMRLISARKNPKATKRCSTRAYRVACVDLTRQLMWVQKGKKVLLGPVPVRTGRAGYRTRTGWHKVYWKHKNHWSSLYRTPMPYSQFFNGGQAFHAIYGSVYSPPGSRGCVNMRVADARALWRTLFKGDRVHVWGRKPGT
- a CDS encoding holo-ACP synthase, with protein sequence MIIGVGIDVAEIERFGAALERTPGMAERLFVESELLLPGGERRGIASLAARFAAKEALAKALGAPAGLRWTDAEVYVEESGQPRVRVRGTVAERASALGVRSWHVSLSHDAGVASAVVVAEG
- the tsaE gene encoding tRNA (adenosine(37)-N6)-threonylcarbamoyltransferase complex ATPase subunit type 1 TsaE, coding for MEAPHHEAPAVTLKITVNSPEQMGELGRRLAKLLRPGDLVMLTGELGAGKTTLTRGLGEGLGVRGAVTSPTFVIARVHPPLGEGPSLVHVDAYRLGGGLDEMEDLDLDVSLPESVIVVEWGDGKVEDLSDDRLHVVIDRAVGDAADEAVDETRDVTVTGLGARWADADLASLGA
- a CDS encoding NAD(P)H-hydrate dehydratase, producing MRTAYSVESVRAGERILMDRGPEGVLMQRAAAGLAAECARLLGKVYGARVTLLVGSGDNGGDALYAGARLARRGAGVSAVLLAPDRTHAGGLAALRAAGGVVVGAAEERAEGLVARAGLVVDGIVGIGGRGGLREDAVRLVTAVRDDAVVVAVDLPSGVDADTGEVHGDAVRADVTVTFGAYKPGLLIDPGREHAGVVRLVDIGLTPAELERAAAEALQFADVERLLPVPGGESDKYRRGVVGIVAGSERYPGAAVLAVAGALRGGAGAVRYVGPAADAVVARFPETLVSAGPPSKAGRVQAWVVGPGLGEDAERLAEVLAADVPVLIDADGLRLAGERDVRERRAPTLLTPHAGEAAALLGVAREEVEAGRLTAVRELARRYGATVLLKGSTTLVASGEGPVRVNPTGTPWLATAGSGDVLSGLAGSLLAAGVDARDAGSVGAYLHGLAGRHASQGAPVGAQDVANAIPAVWREVGRPDR
- the coaA gene encoding type I pantothenate kinase, giving the protein MPPTAPRSAHRPKPEATPYVDLTRTEWSALREKTPLPLTAEEVEQLRGLGDVIDLDEVRDIYLPLSRLLNLYVGATDGLRGALNTFLGEKGSQSGTPFVIGVAGSVAVGKSTVARLLQALLSRWPEHPRVERVTTDGFLLPTKELEARGLMSRKGFPESYDRRALTRFVADIKAGKDEVTAPVYSHLIYDIVPDRRLTVRRPDILIVEGLNVLQPALPGKDGRTRVGLADYFDFSVYVDARADDIERWYLNRFKKLRQTAFQDPSSYFRKYTQVSEEEALDYARTTWRTINKLNLVENVAPTRSRATLVVRKGPDHKVQRLSLRKL